The Amycolatopsis methanolica 239 nucleotide sequence CGCGCGCCGACAGCCGCAACCGCCGGGCCGCGGTGTCGACTTCGGTGAACCGCACCCGGCCGGAGTAGGCGGCGGTGATGGGGCCTACCTTGACCTTGACCCGGCCCAGGTAGGCGCCGTCCTCCTGACCGTCGAGGGTCGCGCCCGGGAGGCAGCTCGCCACCCGCTCGACGTCGTTGATCAGGGCGAACACCGCGTCGGGCTCGGCCGGGACGGACAGCTGGTTTTCCAGGATCACTTCGTCGCTTCCTTCTCGGTGTCACGGCGGCGGGCCGCGGTCGCCGCGATGGCGTCCACAATGGTCTGGTAACCGGTGCAACGGCACAGGTTCGCCGAGACCGCTTCGCGGATCTCGTCGCGGTCCGCGTCGGGCTGCTGGGCGAGGAATCCCTCGGCGAGCATCAGGAATCCCGGTGTGCAGAAGCCGCATTGCAGACCGTGGTGCTCGCGGAAGGCCTGCTGCAGGTCGGCGAGCTCGCCGTCC carries:
- a CDS encoding (2Fe-2S)-binding protein — encoded protein: MTDRHLIVLTVNGSEHEAVVEPRKTLLDVLRHDLGLTGAHAGCEHGVCGACTVLVDGEPVRACLVFAVQAEDADIRTVESLGRDGELADLQQAFREHHGLQCGFCTPGFLMLAEGFLAQQPDADRDEIREAVSANLCRCTGYQTIVDAIAATAARRRDTEKEATK